A window of the Astyanax mexicanus isolate ESR-SI-001 chromosome 22, AstMex3_surface, whole genome shotgun sequence genome harbors these coding sequences:
- the hmgcra gene encoding 3-hydroxy-3-methylglutaryl-CoA reductase a, producing MLTRLFRIHGMFVASHPWEVIVATVTLTICMMSMNMFTGNNQICGWNFDCPKFEEQVLSSDIIILTITRCIAIVYIYFQFQNLRQLGSKYILGIAGLFTIFSSFVFSTVVIHFLDKELTGLNEALPFFLLLIDLSKACALAKFALSSNSQDEVRENIAKGMAVLGPTFTLDALVECLVIGVGTMSGVRQLEIMCCFGCMSVLANYFVFMTFFPACVSLVLELSRESREGHPIWQLSHFARVLEEEEDNKPNPVSQRVKMIMSLGLVMVHAHSRWIADPASLNGTLDVPPVGISLNDHAPKRIDPDMPLWQFYLSRMISMDVEQVITLGLALFLAVKYIFFEQVEMESTLSLKVPNPSSMLTQRWSPDQCCRKEIAALPNKAEKTPTVPPVITKEERDLVIKPLPVMTDMPDPAPKSTFVVGDEESLDSPIVEELQPTIPQEPRTVDECLTILRNPEMGARYLSDAEVIILVNAKHIPGYKLEAMMENPERGVMIRRKMLSPKLPNDSALTCLPYKDYDYSQVMGTCCENVIGYMPVPVGVAGPLLLDGKQFQVPMATTEGCLVASTNRGCRAIALGGGASSRVLADGMTRGPVIRLPSACQAAEVKAWLESPEGFKCIKEAFDHTSRFARLEKLLIGLAARNLYIRFQSRTGDAMGMNMISKGTEQALARLKEEFPELQVLAVSGNYCTDKKPAAINWIEGRGKSVVCEATIPAKVVKEVLKTSTEALVDVNINKNLVGSAMAGSIGGYNAHAANIVTAIYIACGQDPAQTVGSSNCITLMEASGPTGEDLYISCTMPSIELGTVGGGTNLAPQQACLQMLGVQGASEAHPGENARQLARVVCTTVLAGELSLMAALAAGHLVKSHMTHNRSKANLQETPGTCTKQAS from the exons ATGCTGACCAGACTTTTTCGTATCCACGGCATGTTCGTGGCCTCCCACCCCTGGGAGGTGATTGTGGCTACAGTGACCCTCACCATCTGCATGATGTCCATGAACATGTTCACCGGAAACAACCAGATCTGTGGCTGGAACTTTGACTGCCCTAAATTTGAGGAG CAAGTGCTCAGCAGTGACATCATCATTCTCACCATCACAAGATGCATAGCCATCGTCTACATCTACTTCCAGTTCCAAAATCTTCGGCAGCTGGGATCAAAATATATACTGG gtATTgctggtcttttcacaatcttctCCAGTTTTGTCTTCAGCACAGTGGTGATTCATTTCTTGGATAAGGAGCTCACTGGCTTAAA TGAAGCACTACCGTTCTTCCTGCTGCTGATTGATCTGTCCAAAGCATGTGCTCTGGCCAAATTTGCACTCAGTTCAAACTCACAG GATGAGGTTAGGGAAAATATTGCGAAAGGAATGGCTGTGCTTGGTCCTACCTTCACCCTGGATGCCCTGGTGGAGTGCTTAGTAATCGGTGTGGGTACCATGTCAG GTGTTCGCCAGCTTGAGATCATGTGCTGCTTTGGATGCATGTCTGTCCTGGCCAACTACTTTGTCTTCATGACGTTCTTCCCGGCCTGTGTTTCACTGGTGCTCGAG TTGTCCAGGGAGAGCAGAGAGGGACATCCTATCTGGCAGCTGAGCCACTTCGCCCGTGtcctggaggaagaggaggacaaCAAGCCCAACCCAGTGTCCCAGAGAGTCAAAATGATCATG TCTCTTGGCCTGGTAATGGTTCATGCCCACAGTCGATGGATTGCTGATCCTGCCTCTCTCAATGGAACCCTCGATGTTCCTCCAGTAGGAATAAGTCTGAATGACCACGCCCCAAAACGGATTGATCCAGATATGCCACTGTGGCAGTTCTATCTGTCCAG GATGATCAGCATGGACGTGGAGCAGGTCATCACATTGGGCCTGGCCCTCTTTCTGGCCGTGAAGTACATCTTCTTTGAGCAGGTGGAGATGGAGTCCACGCTGTCTCTTAAAGTCCCCAACCCCAGCTCCATGCTCACCCAGAGGTGGTCTCCTGATCAGTGCTGCAGGAAGGAGATCGCAGCCCTCCCCAACAAAGCCGAGAAGACCCCAACTGTCCCTCCGGTCATCACTAAAGAGGAGAGAG ATTTAGTGATTAAGCCCCTGCCTGTCATGACTGACATGCCTGACCCAGCTCCCAAAAGCACGTTTGTGGTGGGAGATGAGGAAAGCCTGGATAGTCCGATTGTGGAGGAGCTTCAGCCCACAATCCCCCAAGAGCCCAGGACAGTGGATGAGTGTCTGACCATTCTCAGAAATCCTGAG atgggtGCTCGATACCTGAGTGATGCTGAGGTTATTATATTAGTGAATGCAAAGCACATCCCTGGGTACAAGCTGGAGGCCATGATGGAGAACCCAGAGAGAGGCGTGATGATCCGTAGGAAGATGCTCAGCCCAAAACTCCCCAATGATTCTGCACTCACCTGTCTTCCCTACAAAGACTACGACTACTCACAG GTGATGGGAACTTGCTGTGAAAACGTCATTGGCTATATGCCAGTGCCAGTGGGCGTTGCAGGGCCGCTGCTGTTGGATGGAAAGCAGTTCCAGGTGCCCATGGCAACAACTGAGGGCTGTCTGGTAGCCAGCACCAACCGAGGCTGCAGAGCCATAGCT CTGGGTGGTGGAGCCAGCAGCAGAGTTTTGGCTGATGGGATGACCCGCGGCCCTGTGATTCGACTGCCCTCTGCCTGCCAGGCTGCGGAAGTCAAGGCCTGGCTGGAGAGTCCTGAGGGATTTAAGTGCATCAAGGAGGCCTTTGATCACACTAGCAG GTTTGCTCGATTGGAGAAGCTTCTTATTGGCCTTGCTGCACGCAATCTCTATATCCGCTTCCAGTCCAGAACTGGAGACGCTATGGGGATGAACATGATCTCAAAG GGCACAGAGCAAGCTCTCGCTCGGTTAAAAGAGGAATTCCCCGAGCTGCAGGTCCTGGCAGTCAGCGGGAACTACTGTACTGACAAGAAACCAGCTGCTATTAACTGGATTGAGGGCAGGGGCAAGTCTGTGGTGTGTGAGGCTACCATACCTGCCAAGGTGGTCAAAGAG GTGTTGAAGACGAGTACAGAAGCTCTGGTGGATGTAAACATCAATAAGAACCTGGTGGGCTCTGCCATGGCGGGTAGCATTGGAGGCTACAATGCTCACGCTGCAAATATAGTCACTGCTATTTACATCGCCTGTGGACAG GATCCTGCTCAAACAGTGGGCAGCTCTAACTGCATCACCTTGATGGAGGCATCGGGTCCCACAGGAGAAGATCTCTACATCAGCTGTACCATGCCCTCCATAGAGCTGGGAACAGTGGGAGGAGGCACCAACCTGGCGCCCCAACAAGCCTGTCTGCAG ATGTTAGGTGTGCAAGGCGCCAGTGAGGCTCACCCAGGTGAGAATGCCCGGCAGCTTGCCAGGGTTGTGTGCACCACAGTGCTGGCAGGGGAACTGTCCCTCATGGCCGCCCTCGCCGCTGGACATCTGGTCAAAAGTCACATGACACACAACAG GTCAAAAGCAAACTTGCAGGAAACACCAGGAACATGCACAAAACAAGCATCTTGA